In one Kitasatospora cineracea genomic region, the following are encoded:
- a CDS encoding SAM-dependent methyltransferase: MTVTVPFPPAVDPSHWPDVARVPHAPLRAAVAGRLLRRVAAGRGLRVELPGGRPLLPSPAQAPVLRLHRPEAFLHRVGAGGLIGFGESYQAGDWDSPDLVRLLTALAARPETLVPPGTGRLRRLYVRRPPAAELSTAANAPRNIHRHYDLSNELFALFLDPTMSYSSAVFSDPSPATRWPDLVPAQHRKIDRLLDLARVGPGTRLLEIGTGWGELALRAAARGAEVVTLTLSAEQLALARRRIAAAGQSDRVEVRLCDYRQARGSFDAIVSVEMIEAVGRPFWPAYFTALDRLLAPGGRVALQAITMPHARMLASSDTYTWILKYVFPGGQIPSLRAIADTAAAHTRLRVDAADAYGPHYAETLRLWRERFTGRAEQVAALGFDEVFRRMWELYLAYSEAGFRSGYLNVHQVLLSRDGAAAGAGSLPVRDGLR; the protein is encoded by the coding sequence ATGACCGTCACCGTCCCGTTCCCGCCCGCCGTCGACCCGTCGCACTGGCCGGACGTCGCCCGGGTGCCGCACGCCCCGCTGCGGGCCGCGGTGGCCGGGCGGCTGCTGCGCCGGGTGGCGGCCGGACGCGGCCTGCGGGTCGAACTCCCGGGCGGGCGACCGCTGTTGCCGTCCCCCGCGCAGGCGCCGGTGCTGCGGCTGCACCGCCCGGAGGCGTTCCTGCACCGGGTCGGCGCGGGCGGCCTGATCGGCTTCGGCGAGTCCTACCAGGCGGGCGACTGGGACAGCCCGGACCTGGTGCGCCTGCTGACCGCGCTGGCCGCCCGCCCCGAGACCCTGGTCCCGCCCGGCACCGGGCGGCTGCGCCGGCTGTACGTGCGGCGGCCCCCCGCGGCGGAGCTGTCCACGGCCGCCAACGCCCCGCGCAACATCCACCGGCACTACGACCTGTCGAACGAGTTGTTCGCGCTGTTCCTCGACCCGACCATGTCGTACTCCTCGGCGGTGTTCTCCGACCCCTCCCCCGCCACCCGCTGGCCCGACCTGGTCCCGGCCCAGCACCGCAAGATCGACCGGCTGCTGGACCTGGCCCGGGTCGGCCCCGGCACCCGGCTGCTGGAGATCGGCACCGGCTGGGGCGAACTCGCCCTGCGCGCCGCCGCCCGCGGCGCCGAGGTGGTCACCCTCACCCTGTCCGCCGAGCAGCTCGCGCTGGCCCGCCGCCGGATCGCCGCCGCCGGGCAGTCCGACCGGGTCGAGGTCCGGCTGTGCGACTACCGGCAGGCCCGGGGCTCGTTCGACGCGATCGTCAGCGTCGAGATGATCGAGGCCGTCGGACGCCCGTTCTGGCCCGCCTACTTCACCGCCCTGGACCGGCTGCTCGCCCCCGGCGGCCGGGTCGCCCTGCAGGCCATCACCATGCCGCACGCCCGGATGCTGGCCAGCAGCGACACGTACACCTGGATCCTCAAGTACGTCTTCCCGGGCGGCCAGATCCCCTCGCTGCGGGCGATCGCCGACACCGCCGCCGCGCACACCCGGCTGCGGGTGGACGCCGCGGACGCGTACGGGCCGCACTACGCCGAGACGCTGCGGCTGTGGCGGGAGCGGTTCACCGGGCGGGCGGAGCAGGTCGCGGCGCTCGGCTTCGACGAGGTGTTCCGCCGGATGTGGGAGCTGTACCTGGCGTACTCGGAGGCCGGGTTCCGCTCCGGCTACCTGAACGTCCACCAGGTGCTGCTGAGCCGGGACGGGGCCGCGGCGGGCGCCGGGTCCCTGCCGGTCCGGGACGGTCTGCGGTGA
- a CDS encoding DUF1365 domain-containing protein, which translates to MPGPWGAVLYETRTTHVRAEPRRVFRHRGYLWLVDLDRLPRLPRPLRPLARFLPRDHALHPGTADVRADLARDLAAHGLRPDPAGRVLMLTQARSLGHVFNPLTVYWCRDAAGAPLCTVAEVHNTYGQRHRYLLRPDAAGHAEAAKDFHVSPFLPLDGRYRLLLPEPDGERLRLTVALELPGGRAFTATVSGTGRPAGPAALLRAAARHPFATYAVSLRIRAQGVRLWLRGLPAHPRPRPHSRPRPGEAVRR; encoded by the coding sequence CTGCCCGGCCCGTGGGGCGCCGTGCTGTACGAGACCCGCACCACGCACGTGCGGGCCGAGCCCCGCCGGGTGTTCCGCCACCGCGGCTACCTGTGGCTGGTCGACCTCGACCGCCTGCCCCGGCTGCCCCGACCGCTGCGCCCGCTGGCCCGCTTCCTGCCCCGCGACCACGCCCTGCACCCCGGCACCGCCGACGTCCGGGCGGACCTGGCCCGCGACCTGGCCGCCCACGGCCTGCGCCCGGACCCGGCCGGGCGGGTGCTGATGCTGACCCAGGCCCGTTCGCTGGGGCACGTGTTCAACCCGCTGACGGTGTACTGGTGCCGGGACGCGGCGGGCGCGCCGCTGTGCACCGTCGCCGAGGTGCACAACACCTACGGCCAGCGGCACCGCTACCTGCTGCGCCCGGACGCCGCCGGGCACGCGGAGGCCGCCAAGGACTTCCACGTCTCGCCGTTCCTGCCGCTCGACGGCCGCTACCGCCTGCTGCTGCCGGAGCCGGACGGCGAACGGCTGCGCCTGACGGTGGCGCTGGAGCTGCCCGGCGGGCGGGCGTTCACCGCCACGGTGTCCGGCACCGGCCGCCCGGCGGGCCCGGCCGCGCTGCTGCGCGCGGCGGCCCGGCACCCGTTCGCCACCTACGCCGTGAGTCTGCGGATCCGCGCCCAGGGCGTCCGCCTGTGGCTGCGCGGCCTGCCCGCCCACCCCCGTCCCCGTCCCCACTCCCGTCCCCGTCCCGGAGAGGCCGTCCGCCGATGA
- a CDS encoding NAD(P)/FAD-dependent oxidoreductase: MAVVGAGVAGLSAAYALARAGVAVELFEADGRLGGHAHTRRVTAADGRELALDTAFLVHNTRTYPELVGLFGELGVRTQDSDMSMSVHCEGCGLEYAGARGLSGLLATPGNLARGRYLRMLGEVPRFHRLARRLLATPEDGTAGGTEDGTEGGSESLRAFLARHDFSPYFTQHFMTPLVSAVWSCAPDLAGDYPARYLFAFLANHGLLSVTGSPTWRTVVGGSATYVERIADHLAAHSGTVHRSAPVRAVRRHPDGVTVATEDGRWTRADAVVMAVHADQALRLLADPTGAEREVLGAFGYSRNPTVLHQDASVLPRAAWARASWNYRMPDCDAPSDRVRVSYHLNRLLRLGGAEDYLVTLNEDDHDPLPEPLVVARTVYEHPVYTARTVAAQRRLPELATARTAFAGAYHGWGFHEDGCRSGLAAARHLLTAVAP; the protein is encoded by the coding sequence GTGGCCGTGGTGGGAGCGGGGGTGGCGGGGTTGAGCGCGGCGTACGCGCTGGCCCGGGCGGGCGTGGCCGTGGAGCTGTTCGAGGCGGACGGCCGGTTGGGCGGGCACGCGCACACCCGGCGGGTCACGGCGGCGGACGGGCGGGAGCTGGCGCTGGACACCGCCTTCCTGGTGCACAACACCCGGACGTACCCGGAACTGGTCGGCCTGTTCGGCGAGTTGGGCGTGCGGACGCAGGACAGCGACATGAGCATGTCGGTGCACTGCGAGGGCTGCGGCCTGGAGTACGCGGGCGCCCGCGGCCTGTCGGGGCTGCTGGCCACCCCGGGCAACCTGGCCCGGGGCCGGTACCTGCGGATGCTCGGCGAGGTGCCGCGCTTCCACCGCCTGGCCCGCCGCCTGCTGGCCACCCCGGAGGACGGGACCGCGGGCGGGACCGAGGACGGGACCGAGGGCGGGTCGGAGAGCCTGCGCGCGTTCCTGGCCCGGCACGACTTCTCCCCGTACTTCACCCAGCACTTCATGACGCCGCTGGTCTCCGCGGTGTGGTCCTGCGCGCCCGACCTGGCCGGGGACTACCCGGCCCGCTACCTGTTCGCGTTCCTGGCCAACCACGGCCTGCTGAGCGTCACCGGCTCGCCGACCTGGCGCACCGTGGTCGGCGGCTCGGCCACGTACGTGGAGCGGATCGCCGACCATCTGGCCGCGCACTCCGGCACCGTGCACCGCTCAGCGCCGGTGCGCGCGGTGCGGCGGCACCCGGACGGCGTCACGGTGGCCACCGAGGACGGGCGGTGGACCCGGGCGGACGCCGTGGTGATGGCCGTCCACGCCGACCAGGCGCTGCGGCTGCTGGCCGACCCGACCGGCGCCGAGCGGGAGGTGCTGGGCGCGTTCGGGTACTCCCGCAACCCGACGGTGCTGCACCAGGACGCCTCGGTGCTGCCCCGGGCGGCCTGGGCCCGCGCCTCGTGGAACTACCGGATGCCGGACTGCGACGCGCCCTCCGACCGGGTCCGGGTCAGCTACCACCTGAACCGGCTGCTGCGGCTGGGCGGCGCGGAGGACTACCTGGTCACCCTGAACGAGGACGACCACGACCCGCTGCCCGAGCCGCTGGTGGTCGCCCGCACCGTGTACGAGCACCCCGTGTACACCGCCCGCACGGTCGCCGCCCAGCGCCGGCTGCCCGAACTGGCCACCGCCCGCACCGCGTTCGCCGGGGCCTACCACGGCTGGGGCTTCCACGAGGACGGCTGCCGCTCCGGCCTCGCCGCCGCCCGCCACCTGCTCACGGCGGTCGCCCCGTGA
- a CDS encoding SRPBCC family protein: MIEVVREIPVRRAAGEVLDYLADFAHAAEWDPGTAECVRIGTGAPGPGARWRNVSVFRGRRTELVYELVDRGPDQVLFVGRNRTVTAVDEITVRPGPGGAGAVVHYRARLRFHGLARLAEPFLRREFEGLADAAQRRLPEVLDGG; encoded by the coding sequence GTGATCGAGGTGGTGCGGGAGATCCCGGTCCGCCGGGCGGCGGGCGAGGTGCTGGACTACCTGGCGGACTTCGCGCACGCCGCCGAGTGGGACCCGGGAACCGCGGAGTGCGTCCGGATCGGCACCGGCGCCCCGGGGCCGGGGGCGCGGTGGCGGAACGTCTCGGTGTTCCGCGGGCGGCGCACCGAGCTGGTGTACGAGCTGGTGGACCGCGGGCCGGACCAGGTGCTGTTCGTCGGGCGCAACCGGACGGTCACGGCCGTCGACGAGATCACCGTCCGGCCGGGGCCGGGCGGGGCGGGGGCGGTGGTCCACTACCGGGCCCGGCTGCGCTTCCACGGGCTGGCGCGGCTCGCGGAGCCCTTCCTGCGCCGGGAGTTCGAGGGCTTGGCGGACGCGGCGCAGCGCCGGCTGCCCGAGGTGCTGGACGGCGGCTGA
- a CDS encoding DUF4383 domain-containing protein codes for MHPHDEPAADRRLSRVHRFGAGLCALLLLAFGALGLADGLPFFGTHGEHVAGLSSNGLLSVVSIGTAAVLLTAALLGGRAASTVTIVVGTLFVLSGFVNLALLETSANLLAFRLPNVLFSFAMGLLIATFGMYGRISGGLPHDNPYWRRRHPEAAATATAVPAVPAVGPAVRRAALPGDRG; via the coding sequence ATGCACCCCCACGACGAACCGGCCGCCGACCGCCGCCTGTCCCGGGTCCACCGCTTCGGCGCGGGCCTGTGCGCACTCCTGCTGCTGGCCTTCGGCGCACTCGGCCTGGCCGACGGCCTGCCCTTCTTCGGGACGCACGGCGAACACGTCGCCGGGCTGTCCAGCAACGGACTGCTCAGCGTCGTCTCGATCGGTACCGCCGCCGTCCTGCTCACCGCCGCGCTGCTCGGCGGACGCGCCGCCTCCACCGTCACGATCGTGGTCGGCACGCTGTTCGTGCTGAGCGGCTTCGTCAACCTCGCCCTGCTGGAGACCTCGGCCAACCTGCTCGCCTTCCGCCTCCCGAACGTCCTGTTCAGCTTCGCCATGGGCCTGCTGATCGCCACCTTCGGGATGTACGGCCGGATCAGCGGCGGCCTCCCGCACGACAACCCGTACTGGCGCCGCCGCCACCCGGAGGCCGCCGCCACCGCCACTGCCGTCCCGGCCGTTCCGGCCGTCGGCCCCGCCGTCCGGCGGGCCGCGCTGCCCGGCGACCGGGGCTGA
- a CDS encoding DUF3040 domain-containing protein — protein sequence MDTRLTPREQLLLAEIEHHLRRSDPRLDRRLDRPSGPAARLAHRPGPLVAAVALLATVTAAGALWAGAGGSHPLPAVLLAAAAALLCVLALRRLARLRLG from the coding sequence ATGGACACCCGACTGACCCCGCGGGAACAGCTCCTGCTCGCGGAGATCGAGCACCACCTGCGCCGGAGCGACCCCCGGCTGGACCGGCGGCTCGACCGCCCGTCCGGCCCCGCCGCCCGTCTGGCCCACCGCCCCGGCCCGCTCGTCGCGGCCGTCGCCCTGCTCGCCACCGTGACGGCCGCCGGCGCCCTGTGGGCGGGCGCCGGGGGCTCCCACCCCCTGCCGGCCGTCCTGCTCGCCGCGGCCGCCGCCCTGCTGTGCGTCCTCGCGCTGCGCCGGCTCGCCCGCCTGCGGCTCGGCTGA
- a CDS encoding glyoxalase — translation MTDIESITMDVADPEAAARFLADAFDLGEDRLKVRAAAEPSEGFRGFTLALTVPQPADVDSFVASAVAAGAAVLKPAAKSLWGYGAVVQAPDGAIWKLATSAKKDTGPATRRIEEFVLLIGVADFAATKRYYVDRGFAVAKGFGRVYAEFAAGTGAVKLALYRRRALAKDLGVAPEGGGSHRLTVNGGGPEAFTDPDGFRWAPAGAREAGGRETDARETGGRAAA, via the coding sequence ATGACAGACATCGAGAGCATCACCATGGACGTGGCCGACCCCGAGGCGGCCGCCCGTTTCCTCGCCGACGCGTTCGACCTCGGCGAGGACCGGCTGAAGGTGCGGGCCGCGGCCGAGCCGTCCGAGGGGTTCCGCGGGTTCACGCTGGCCCTGACGGTGCCGCAGCCCGCGGACGTGGACAGCTTCGTGGCGTCGGCGGTGGCCGCCGGGGCCGCGGTGCTCAAGCCCGCGGCGAAGTCGCTGTGGGGGTACGGCGCGGTGGTGCAGGCCCCGGACGGGGCGATCTGGAAGCTGGCGACCTCGGCGAAGAAGGACACCGGCCCGGCCACCCGGCGGATCGAGGAGTTCGTGCTGCTGATCGGGGTGGCGGACTTCGCGGCGACCAAGCGGTACTACGTCGACCGCGGGTTCGCGGTGGCGAAGGGCTTCGGGCGGGTGTACGCCGAGTTCGCGGCCGGGACGGGTGCGGTCAAGCTGGCCCTGTACCGCCGCCGGGCGCTGGCCAAGGACCTCGGGGTGGCCCCGGAGGGCGGCGGCTCGCACCGGCTGACCGTCAACGGCGGGGGCCCGGAGGCGTTCACCGATCCGGACGGTTTCCGCTGGGCGCCGGCCGGTGCGCGGGAGGCCGGGGGGCGGGAAACCGACGCGCGGGAGACCGGGGGGCGGGCCGCGGCCTGA
- the pip gene encoding prolyl aminopeptidase has protein sequence MDDLLHPPTTPYDSGFLDTGDGNRIYYEQLGDPGGKPALYVHGGPGAGAPRRATRAWDPARYRVIRYDQRNCGRSTPHASDPAADMALNTTQHLVDDMERLREHLGIERWLLDGASWGSTLILAYAQQHPERVSEIVIQAVTTTRRAETDWLYHRVGAFKPEAWDRFRAAVPEHDWDGDVYALLAAYARRMEHPDRAVRAAAADAWLAWEDAVISDEPNGVPGMYGDREADDRIAFVRICAHFFSRGAWLAEDQLLREAHRLAGIPGVLVHGRYDMGSPVQTAWELAKAWPDARLHIFDDSGHIGGEAMRRTVLEALEEFKLR, from the coding sequence ATGGACGACCTCCTGCACCCGCCGACGACTCCCTACGACAGCGGGTTCCTCGACACCGGGGACGGGAACCGCATCTACTACGAGCAGCTCGGCGATCCCGGGGGCAAGCCCGCGCTGTACGTGCACGGCGGGCCCGGCGCGGGGGCGCCGCGGCGGGCCACCCGGGCGTGGGACCCGGCGCGCTACCGGGTGATCCGCTACGACCAGCGCAACTGCGGGCGCAGTACGCCGCACGCCAGTGACCCGGCGGCGGACATGGCGCTGAACACCACGCAGCACCTGGTCGACGACATGGAGCGGCTGCGCGAGCACCTGGGCATCGAGCGCTGGCTGCTGGACGGCGCGTCCTGGGGCTCGACGCTGATCCTGGCGTACGCGCAGCAGCACCCGGAGCGGGTGAGCGAGATCGTCATCCAGGCGGTGACCACCACCCGCCGGGCCGAGACCGACTGGCTCTACCACCGGGTGGGCGCCTTCAAGCCCGAGGCGTGGGACCGCTTCCGGGCCGCCGTTCCCGAGCACGACTGGGACGGCGACGTGTACGCCCTGCTGGCCGCCTACGCGCGGCGGATGGAGCACCCCGACCGGGCGGTGCGGGCGGCGGCCGCCGACGCGTGGCTGGCCTGGGAGGACGCGGTGATCTCGGACGAGCCGAACGGCGTCCCCGGCATGTACGGCGACCGGGAGGCCGACGACCGGATCGCGTTCGTCCGGATCTGCGCGCACTTCTTCAGCCGCGGCGCCTGGCTGGCGGAGGACCAACTGCTGCGCGAGGCGCACAGGTTGGCGGGCATCCCGGGCGTGCTGGTGCACGGCCGGTACGACATGGGCAGCCCGGTGCAGACCGCCTGGGAGCTGGCGAAGGCGTGGCCGGACGCCCGGCTGCACATCTTCGACGACTCCGGGCACATCGGGGGCGAGGCGATGCGGCGGACGGTGCTCGAGGCGCTGGAGGAGTTCAAGCTCCGCTGA
- a CDS encoding ABC transporter family substrate-binding protein has product MRTPSATSAPAAAPGRAATPGPGRAARRLGRTAAATIAALLAATACSSSGGSGGDVAKTVAPTVDAEDNNPQPPENLKDGGELRLPLQQWITQWNPYQVDGRYGDAVEIMGYVEAKLFRVDARGVYHPDPSYLASAEVTSTSPQVVTYKLNPKAAWSDGTPIGYRDFAAVWKASNGKDPAYNIADPSGYEQISAVEQGADASEVKVTFAEPYADWQNLFNPLLPASGLSAPQDFNEGWVEKTPVFGGPFVVSNADKTAQTITLTPNPRWWGPKPKLDRITYRVLDPAAITQAFLNNEVDLASAGTAASYGQLKDAPGAAIRTGTPWDEVHISFGGNGPLADQKVRQALGRALDRASLIKIANKGVPVEFKPLDNHLFMTNQNGYRNNSADWASYDPATAKKWLDEAGWKDAGGTRSKDGQPLELHYVLSDGSNQAQTDLASAAQNMLQQVGVKLTIDKVSGKEYFTKYIDQGRFDLASWRNTDSFPLSQTVAIYRAPQGDNVFGNYSKLSTPEIDTLLRKAAATLDPAQAAELYNQADAKIWELGHTLELYQRPSIVAVRKGLANYGAGSLASTVITSVGWQK; this is encoded by the coding sequence ATGCGCACACCGTCCGCCACGTCCGCCCCGGCCGCCGCCCCCGGCCGGGCCGCCACCCCCGGCCCGGGCCGCGCCGCCCGCCGGCTCGGCCGCACCGCCGCGGCGACCATCGCCGCCCTGCTGGCCGCGACCGCCTGCAGTTCCTCCGGCGGCTCCGGCGGCGACGTGGCCAAGACCGTGGCGCCCACCGTGGACGCCGAGGACAACAACCCGCAGCCGCCGGAGAACCTCAAGGACGGCGGCGAACTGCGCCTCCCGCTCCAGCAGTGGATCACCCAGTGGAACCCGTACCAGGTCGACGGCAGGTACGGGGACGCGGTGGAGATCATGGGCTACGTGGAGGCCAAGCTCTTCCGGGTCGACGCCAGGGGCGTCTACCACCCCGACCCCTCCTACCTGGCCTCCGCCGAGGTCACCTCCACCTCGCCGCAGGTGGTGACGTACAAGCTCAACCCGAAGGCGGCCTGGTCGGACGGCACCCCGATCGGCTACCGCGACTTCGCGGCGGTCTGGAAGGCGTCCAACGGCAAGGACCCGGCGTACAACATCGCCGATCCCTCCGGCTACGAGCAGATATCCGCCGTCGAGCAGGGCGCGGACGCGAGCGAGGTCAAGGTCACCTTCGCCGAGCCGTACGCCGACTGGCAGAACCTGTTCAACCCGCTGCTGCCCGCCTCCGGGCTCTCCGCCCCGCAGGACTTCAACGAGGGCTGGGTGGAGAAGACCCCGGTCTTCGGCGGCCCGTTCGTGGTCTCGAACGCCGACAAGACCGCGCAGACCATCACCCTCACCCCCAACCCGCGCTGGTGGGGCCCGAAGCCCAAGCTGGACCGGATCACCTACCGGGTGCTGGACCCCGCCGCGATCACCCAGGCGTTCCTGAACAACGAGGTCGACCTGGCCTCGGCGGGCACCGCGGCCTCCTACGGCCAGCTCAAGGACGCCCCCGGCGCGGCGATCCGCACCGGCACCCCCTGGGACGAGGTGCACATCTCCTTCGGCGGCAACGGCCCGCTCGCCGACCAGAAGGTCCGCCAGGCGCTCGGCCGGGCGCTGGACCGCGCCTCGCTGATCAAGATCGCCAACAAGGGCGTCCCGGTGGAGTTCAAGCCGCTGGACAACCACCTGTTCATGACCAACCAGAACGGGTACAGGAACAACTCCGCCGACTGGGCCTCCTACGACCCGGCCACCGCGAAGAAGTGGCTGGACGAGGCGGGCTGGAAGGACGCGGGCGGCACCCGCAGCAAGGACGGGCAGCCGCTGGAGCTGCACTACGTGCTGAGCGACGGCTCCAACCAGGCGCAGACCGACCTGGCCTCCGCCGCGCAGAACATGCTCCAGCAGGTCGGCGTCAAGCTGACCATCGACAAGGTGTCCGGCAAGGAGTACTTCACCAAGTACATCGACCAGGGCAGGTTCGACCTGGCCAGCTGGCGCAACACCGACTCCTTCCCGCTCTCCCAGACGGTGGCGATCTACCGCGCCCCGCAGGGCGACAACGTGTTCGGCAACTACTCGAAGCTGAGCACCCCCGAGATCGACACCCTGCTGCGCAAGGCCGCCGCCACCCTCGACCCGGCGCAGGCCGCCGAGCTGTACAACCAGGCCGACGCGAAGATCTGGGAGCTCGGGCACACCCTGGAGCTCTACCAGCGCCCGAGCATCGTCGCCGTCCGCAAGGGCCTGGCCAACTACGGGGCCGGCAGCCTCGCCAGCACCGTGATCACCTCGGTCGGCTGGCAGAAGTGA
- a CDS encoding ABC transporter permease translates to MTRYLAGRLGYYAALLTAAVFLSYVLTATALGPRAYFEAKQPRPAAAAVDRQLTALNLNDRTPVVERFGTWADGLLHGDLGRTIHGTDVNDEFGRRIWVSLRLLLVGSLLGMLLGVAAGAWSAVRQYRLSDRLLTVLSFVLLSTPVFLLALLLKNGAIAAKDAAGHEVVPFTGYETPNLAGGLGTHLADWALHLLLPTLSLALGGLATYSRYQRATMLDVLGADYLRTAEAKGLTRGRALLKHGLRTAIIPMTTMFAYAFLGLFTGAAFTETIFGWHGMGEWFIQAVNEQDVNSVVAVNLFAAVVVLAAGFLADALHAALDPRVRTA, encoded by the coding sequence GTGACGCGATACCTCGCGGGGCGGCTCGGCTACTACGCCGCCCTGCTCACCGCAGCGGTGTTCCTGTCGTACGTCCTCACGGCCACCGCCCTCGGCCCCCGCGCCTACTTCGAGGCCAAGCAGCCGCGCCCCGCCGCGGCCGCCGTCGACCGCCAGCTCACCGCGCTCAACCTCAACGACCGCACCCCCGTGGTCGAACGCTTCGGCACCTGGGCGGACGGACTGCTGCACGGCGACCTCGGCCGCACCATCCACGGCACCGACGTCAACGACGAGTTCGGCCGCCGGATCTGGGTCTCGCTGCGGCTGCTGCTGGTCGGCAGCCTGCTCGGCATGCTGCTCGGCGTCGCCGCCGGGGCGTGGAGCGCGGTGCGCCAGTACCGGCTCTCCGACCGGCTGCTCACCGTGCTCTCCTTCGTGCTGCTCTCCACCCCGGTCTTCCTGCTCGCCCTGCTGCTCAAGAACGGCGCGATCGCCGCCAAGGACGCCGCCGGGCACGAGGTGGTCCCGTTCACCGGCTACGAGACGCCCAACCTGGCCGGCGGACTCGGCACCCACCTCGCCGACTGGGCGCTGCACCTGCTGCTGCCCACCCTCTCGCTCGCCCTGGGCGGCCTGGCCACCTACAGCCGCTACCAGCGCGCCACCATGCTCGACGTGCTCGGCGCCGACTACCTGCGCACCGCCGAGGCCAAGGGGCTCACCCGCGGCCGGGCCCTGCTCAAGCACGGCCTGCGCACCGCGATCATCCCGATGACCACCATGTTCGCCTACGCCTTCCTCGGCCTGTTCACCGGCGCCGCCTTCACCGAGACCATCTTCGGCTGGCACGGCATGGGGGAGTGGTTCATCCAGGCCGTCAACGAACAGGACGTCAACTCGGTGGTCGCGGTCAACCTGTTCGCCGCCGTGGTCGTCCTCGCCGCCGGCTTCCTCGCCGACGCCCTGCACGCCGCGCTCGACCCCCGGGTGAGGACCGCATGA
- a CDS encoding ABC transporter permease yields MTAELAATAQQSADELPAPRGRLRLAAARLAGSRGAVAGLAVLVLLFLLAFAGPYLTPWDYAAPDYASLRQPPSAAHWFGTNGLGQDVFAQTVRGLQKSLVIGLLVAVLSTGLASLVGACAGYFGGWTDRVLTFLVDLLLIFPAFLVIAVLSPRLRGSGWIAFVLLLAVFNWMITARVVRSMTRSLREREFVAAARYMGVGPFRIIWRHVLPNVSSFLIIDATVTVGGAVMSEAALSYFGFGVRPPDVSLGTLLAAGASDAPVFPWLFYFAAGLLVLFVLAVNLVGDGLRDALDPTAAAGRHRPRRRGPLNPPAGSRTTATPPRRSTP; encoded by the coding sequence ATGACCGCCGAACTCGCCGCGACCGCGCAGCAGTCGGCCGACGAGCTGCCCGCACCGCGCGGACGGCTGCGGCTGGCCGCCGCCCGGCTGGCCGGCTCGCGCGGCGCCGTGGCCGGGCTGGCCGTGCTGGTGCTGCTGTTCCTGCTGGCCTTCGCCGGGCCCTACCTGACGCCCTGGGACTACGCCGCGCCCGACTACGCCAGCCTGCGCCAACCCCCGTCCGCCGCCCACTGGTTCGGCACCAACGGGCTCGGCCAGGACGTGTTCGCGCAGACCGTCCGGGGCCTGCAGAAGTCACTGGTGATCGGCCTGCTGGTGGCGGTCCTCTCCACCGGGCTGGCCTCGCTGGTCGGGGCCTGCGCCGGGTACTTCGGCGGCTGGACCGACCGGGTGCTGACCTTCCTGGTCGACCTGCTGCTGATCTTCCCGGCGTTCCTGGTGATCGCCGTCCTCTCGCCCCGGCTGCGCGGCAGCGGCTGGATCGCCTTCGTGCTGCTGCTCGCCGTCTTCAACTGGATGATCACCGCCCGGGTGGTCCGCTCGATGACCCGCTCGCTGCGCGAGCGCGAATTCGTCGCCGCCGCCCGCTACATGGGCGTCGGACCGTTCCGGATCATCTGGCGGCACGTGCTGCCGAACGTCTCCTCCTTCCTGATCATCGACGCCACCGTCACCGTCGGCGGCGCCGTGATGAGCGAGGCCGCACTCTCCTACTTCGGCTTCGGCGTCCGCCCGCCCGACGTCTCGCTCGGCACCCTGCTGGCCGCCGGCGCGAGCGACGCCCCGGTCTTCCCCTGGCTGTTCTACTTCGCCGCCGGACTGCTGGTGCTGTTCGTGCTCGCCGTCAACCTGGTCGGCGACGGCCTGCGCGACGCCCTCGACCCGACGGCCGCCGCCGGACGCCACCGCCCCCGCCGCCGAGGCCCGCTGAACCCCCCGGCCGGGAGCCGGACCACCGCCACCCCACCGCGCCGGAGCACCCCATGA